CATTTATGaatccatgtttttttttcaaagccaCTTACCTGTATTGCAAGCATATTAGAGACTTTAAGTCATGGTCTTTGGAGTCATTAGACCTTGATTCACGTTTCATCCATTCCTTAGAAAAATTGTAATGTTAAGGAAGTTATCTACTGTAATCACTCTAAgcctttttctcatctctaaaatggagattcTAAAAATGAATCCTTCGCATGGATgttgagaagataaaacaatgtAATTTTTCTGAAGACTTATAAACTCTAAAGTactattatttatacatatattaatgcAATGTGTGTACTACATAGTATTTTGtctatttaaacaaaaatcattttattttgaaagacaaaCATGGAAGCACACAAATCAAatgtttgcatatatatatatgcaaacatatatatatgcatatatatatgcaaacatatgtgtgggtgtatatatatgtatacgtatatacatatataaatttatgtatgtattggCTATAAGGAAGTTAATTATATTTGCCAAATAACTTGGTCTCAAGAAACATAAAAGTCTCAATCCTTAACTGAACTGGGCTTTAAAGGATTCAAACAGATTCCTCCacccctgtctttttttttttctttcccaggtttaAAGATATCACAGGTgatcacaataaatatttttttcctgtcaacTCTGTGAAAACATAGTGACAGCTCTGTTCTAATTCTTGCAACACACTTCCCTAAAGTAAAACTACTAATATTTGTTAACTttttagaaagaagtaaaaataaaaaacaaagcagtcATAACTTGACCAATCCATGTTGAAAACGAAACCTTTTTTGGGCTTAAAGGCAGGCTTCATTCCTGCAGTTTTCTGTGGGAACATAGGTATTAACACTAAACCATTGTCTCCTAGTTGTGGTCATCATTTATATAGCTGGTCAGTATTATGTTAATTCACAGCAGTAGTGAATTGATTCTTTCTCAGCTGTCAAGATACTCCTAAAATAACAGTTTGGTTAAAAGAGtagatactttattttattacagagAGTAATTGTTCTGTTTCACTTCTGCTTatgtaaaaaataagttttaccATAAATTATGAAGATAAATACCTCTACAGACTTTTTAGAAGACAGATTTTAATTTAGATGTCATCTCTGAGGcaaatgttcttttcttctgGAAAGCTCAAGAGGAAACAATTTGGAGTTTTTAGTGGAAGCTTATGGCATAAGAGATACATTTAACATGTCTCCCCACCTCTGTTCCTTCATTAGATAACAATAACACACtttaacaagaacaaaaaacccaaaacaagcaaacaaaatcccTAATAACTAAGGAAATTTATGGTCGTTTATTTTTTCTACGTCCCACCCAATTACGGTAGCTGTTTCAAAAGCAGTTCAGCAAGTGACTAATTCCAATAGGGAATCTTGACTATCTTAGCAATTTTCCACAGAATTAGGATTTCTTTTTGTTACTTCGCAATTAAAGTAAAAGtcttagaaaatgttaaaataaatatgctcTTGCAATGTGCATTGTTAATTTACTtcctttgttttcagtttgttcttaAATGAGACCTGACAAAAAAGCACCCATCTGTGTGCTGTTTCTGCAGTTTGTGTTAAACTTAGGGACTTGTATATTTAGCacatattgtatttttataccCAGAAAACAATATCATAAagttttttgaaatgtatttaggAAGTGACTCCTTTTTATGTATTCTGTTATGgcatctctttttaatttttttcctctgaagaatTTCAAGTAAGATTAGGAACAGAGTTATCCAAAGATAATACGGTCATTTACTCACTTAAAATTCTCCTTTACTCCCTCTTCTTCCACACTGAACTGTAACATGGCTGGGATTGTTGGCTTTGCCACCTATGGGGAAAGGACAGGGAAATACGAAAATCTGTGGCTCATCACTCTAGTGGACTAAGTAGAAATTAGCAATATTCTGacaaagatttattattatttccaataaGAATATTTGAAAGTCTCTGACTGGAATCACAAAgcttagttctttttctgttttataagacTCCCTCAACTCTCACTTTTCCCCCATATACTAGTTCCAAATTGgttttataaatagaattaaaCATTTAATGACTAGGGTTTTTGTTATTGGCAAATATTAAAGTATGTGTTAACTCTTTGCTAATGATGATCAAGCTCTTCTttcagatttacttttttttcacttactttcattttagttttttaccTTTCTGGCTATGTACCCAGAATCCTTCATGTATGCATGGACCATTCCAGCAAATGCTCATCCCTTCATTTCAGTTTGTTAAATTGAAAAAGTaatcttcttcattttaaaatatgttaaacttGGGCCCTGTCTCTGTCCTGTAGTGAGTTCATACTCATTAAGTTAACTTGcatttctatttttcacattCCTCCACCTCCGCTCAGACCAGCCACGGTCAAGGAGGGCAAGGGAGTTGGGTTCTGGATTCTCAAAGTCTTATAGACTCCAAAGTGAGGAAGAGACTGtgaagcagagaaaggagaaatcgaAACATCCACAGGAGAACTTGGAAGAACTAGAAGAGCATTGTTCATCAGAGAAACCTCTTTCGTCCTCTAGCTTGGGTAAAGTGAGGGACGATCCCCAAATTAACACTGAGCAGCCTGAAAGGAAACGATCTGGTCATGAGAGGCTCCGAAGACCTCCTCTCCCCAAGATCAGTGGTGAGGTATTTCTGAGCACTGAATCGGAAGACTGGGAGGCTAACCATAGCCATCGAACTCGGAATTGGGAAAAACAGTCCAGGCACCAAGACCAACTTTCTCCCAAGGCCTCACAGAAAGCGGGGCTTCACTGCAAGGAAGCTGTATATAGAAGCGACCATGGGCAAGGTGAGCACAGAGAAAGGAAGCACAGGCCCAGGGCTCCTCCCTTCTCAGAGAGTGAGGAACGGCACCAACTCCATGATGCAGGTAATAAACGGCAGCCTCGTTGGAAGTTCTAGTATCGTGTATATGCATACaaacaaatgtatttaataagCATCGTAAGCAACCTGTCCTTTCTCTCTGGTTTGTGCTCCTGGCTTGGAAATAAATCCTGGAGCCAAATATTACAAAAAGGTATTCACTTAATCTCAAATCTCTGCCTTCTAAGGGAATACACTCATTCCTTACAACATTCTTCCAGCTCCAGACTGCAGTGGAGGTACCCATCCCAGATACAATTTTTAATTTGCCAAGACCATATATCAGAGATTCTGATACCAAAGCAATGCTCTTGAGTTTCTACTTTTGATTCAGTGAACCCAGAAGGTTTAGTAACACCACCTTCATAGTATTTGCCTAACTAGAAGACCTGAGGGGCTGGAAGTACTGGATTTTCTTGACCTCATCTTTCCCAGCTGTAAAGTGAGAGATGGGATAGGCAATCTCTTAAGATAGCGTTTTTCAAATAGTGAGCCTCAAGTTTGTTTTCATCAGAATCAGCTGGGCTATTTcctaaaaattcagatttctgggTCTTACATATGTTATCATCTCTGGAGTGCAACATGGCAATTCGGGTTTGTTTTAGACCAGGAGGTGATTCTTATGTActtaaagtttgaaaacaattGCCTTGAGTTCCTTCCTGTGCTTTAACCATCTTCAACTCTAACTCTACAGTTGGTGTTCTGAAGCGCCAATATGAGGTAAGTTCTTGGTACTTATATAAGAACGAGGTGAACATTAGTCTTAAGCCTCAAATTTCTGGCATCCATGAGGCCTAACTCTGAAGTCCGTCACTGACATAGTAATGGTTCTCTCTATTCTTGTCTGGAAACTGCCGCTGTGATGTTTTCTGTGTGGCTGTACCACTGCAAGTCATAGTACTGCACTGTCTGGTGTTTTAATTAGACCATACTCATCTCCCTAGTTCTGTTTTGCTCTTTTGAAAGTTTTACAGAGATGCGAGGATTATTGGGAAAAAAGTACCAAGGAGGTGACTGTACTTACTTCCATTACTGTTGCCCAAACAACCTCTACTTCTGGTCTGGAAAGTGGTTTCTAGACTGCAGGTTCAGGTTGATCCTTTTGGTTCCTCCTTTCACGTTATCTCTTCCTATCATGTTAGTCCTTTAAGTTTTTAAAGGACTTGgtgataaagaaaatgaaaattcagttcAGCAAGCCAAATGAGTGTCTGCCACAAATATTCTTGCCTCAGGCTTTATGTTTGGGGATGGATGCTTGGATCTGAGCCTCAGAAGTTTCGTGAGTCAAGCCAAAAAGATGGATATGTAGACAAACAATTGCAAATTTGATATACTTTTAACAAAGAGCTGTGGGGCAGTAGAGGAGGAAGTGATAAAATCTACGTCAGaagatacattaaaatataattgttagATACTGGTGTCTATTACTGGTGGCTGTTGTGAAAGCACAGTTCTTAAAGTTGTTAGCATAGGCCAGagttttatttaacttaataatGAAGAAATTAGCAGGACAACAAAGAGCTAGTTCTAAGAGCATTGATCTGCAGGACATGGTTTTATAATCAGTTGAAAATGGAACACAGAATAAAATTGCTAAATTAAATATAAGATTGGTTAATTTTCTAAAGGGCAGTAAATCCATACCACCTTTGAGGGTAAACATCTCTATTGAGCTATTAAATTACAAcagcttattaattttctgccggTCAACTTCCAACCTCTCAGAGCCATTAAACACCATTCTGCTATGATATTCCCCAAGTGTCAGAATGGCTTATTACAAAATACTCTTGAATGGTCTCAGGATCCATGTGTCATCAGAGTACCTTATTCCATAGTTTGGGATAAGTTTATCTTGAGTACTAGtacttttaacagttttattttatcagAATTTCTTGAAAGGTAAGCTTTGTTTGTGTTTATTGAGGGAGGTTTTTGTGTCCTCAGACTGGAGAATGATGAACGGAAAAAGATAAGCAAGAATTTGATTAAGAAATGAACGTGGAACTCTTGAAAGTATGGTTCACCTGGTTTTTTGAAAGCTAGTTTCCAAATTATGTTTGGGTTTCCAAAAAGAAGGCAGCCATCTTGGTAATTTCTTTGAATTAACtatgtttaataacattttagaGCATCTCTGTTCTCTGTAATGACAGCCTTACACTGTACTATCTGAAGTTCCtcattacatatttataaaagctCTTTTCACCTTTGGTACGGAGTATACTGCATTTAATGGGCAGTCCTGTCAGTCCAGAAATCTAGTATTCCAGGCTGTAGAAATTTTCTACTTATGAGACGTGCAAGTTCCAAAGATATATCAAGAGTTAAAATaaactcttctttttccctctaaatATTTGACCTAGAGAGATATTACCTCAAAATAtaactgtttgtttttattggggtatagttgacatataacattatattactttcaagtgtatatttatatatattgcaaaatgatcaccacaataagtctagttaacatctgtcatcatacataattacaaaatttttttcttgtgatgagaacttttaggatctattctcttagcatcTTTCAGATATGCAATGCAGTACTTATAGTCTCCATGCTGTACATTGATTGCATCCCTATGacttatacttatttattttataactggaagtttgtaccttatGACTCTtatcacccattttgcccaccccacCAACCCCtactctggcaaccacaaatctattcTTTGTATCTCTGAGctcaggattttttgttttgttttagattccacatataagtgaaatcgtacagtatttacctttctctttctgacttatttcacctaccATGATGTCCTCAGGGTCCATCcctgttgtcataaatggcaagatttaattattttttatggctgaataatattcctgtgtgtgtgtgtgtgtgtgtgtgtgtgtatctaacattttctttatccattcatccatcaatgcaCACTTaggttctttccatttcttggctattgtaaataataataatgcattaagcacagggtgcatatatcttttcgagtttgtgttttcatttccttcagataaattccaagaagtgaaattactggattgtatggtagttctaactttttaaaaagttttgagggacttttgtactgtttttcatagtggctgtaccaatttacattcccaccaacagtgcacaggggtttccttttcttcacatccttgccaacacttgatatttcttgtctttttgataatagttattctaaccagtgtgaggtgtgatacctcactgtggttttgatttgcatttccctgttgattagtgatgttcagcaccTTTTCTTatgtgttggccatctgtatgtcttctttggaaaaatatctattcagatcctctgcccattttttgaatcAGATtgtgtttttgctgttgagttgtatgagttctttatatattttggatgttagctccttatcagatatgtgattagtgaatattttctccctttctttaggttgcctttttattttgttgatggtttcctttgctgtgaagaagttttttagtttgttgtagtcccacttgcttatttttgtttttgttgagtttgcttttggtgtcaaatccaaaaaatcatctcCAAAACCGGTGTCAAGAAgcttactgcctgtgttttcttctaggagttctgttgttttgggtcttatattcaagtctttaaaccattttgaattaatttttgtgtatggtataggTTGGTGGTCAAATTTCTCTCTttggcatgtggctgtccagttttcccagcactatttactgaagagactgtcctttctccattgtgtgttcttgtcttctttgccataaattaattgaacatatacgcatgggcttatttctgggctctctgttttgttccattgacctatatgtcattctctctctctctttttttttcttggccatgccgtgtggcttgcgggatcttacttccctgaccagggattgaacccgagcccttggcagtgaaagtgcggagtcttaatcagtggaccgccagggaattcccatgtgtaattctctttttaactgCCAAGAGGTCACAGTCTTAACACCTTTCAAACCAAATGAGACTCTTTGTTTGACTATTTCATTTGAATGCTTTCCAAGCATCTTTGATtggtattaaaacaaaatattttctcatttaattttgtgGTGTAGAGTAGGAGGCATAGTAGTGGAGAAAGTTTAGTTCTCGAAATCTGAGCACATTTCCATTGTACTTCTTTGCCCAGATGGCAAAATTGAAAGAGCAGGGCATAAGTGTGATCTCCCCTGTCGTCCTCAGCTAGGCTTTGGGCTGCTCATGGAAGTGCCACTTCTGTAGAAGGGCATATGGTATAGCAACCTATCTTGTCCACTGACTTTTCCCAATGCCAACTTCcctatttaattttacttatttttccctgAAATCGTCCCTTCTAGTTATGACTAAGCTAATCATAACTCAAGGAGTTTTATCTACTCTTGGGTGTGAGTATACCACTGTTTCCTGACTGTCCCAGACCACTCAGAAATCTGCATTGAAACCATCCCAGCTTAGCATAAGATTCAGTAGCTCTAGAGATAATGTGAAGTTGAAGTAGATTCTGTATTCTGGGTAATCAGGTGCTAATAGACCTGAAGGTAAGAAAGCCAggtttaatagtctttatttggGGAAAGGCAGATGAGTCTGTGGCTTTTGGATTTACCACAAAGCTAGATTTAAAGTTCAAAAAGAGGCTTCACCAGATAATTTAAACTCTTCATTTGCCCAGAAtttagttgtatttttttctttcctttttcctcttttgtttaaAGCAAGTGAATCATGTGCTGAGgcattttgataaaaattattttcatgtacaGTTAATTTGATGGACATAATACACCAAACTAGTAGTTCTAATGGTAATTGCAATTAAGAATCAACTGGtaagatttaaaataaactaacaaaAGCCAGATCTCACCCAGGCTACTTATGTTAGAATCTCAGGGGTTTCGATCAAAAATTTTCATGTGTATATAAAGTACTCCGAATGATTCTAATATATAGACATGATTGAGAACCTCTAATGTAAAGAAATAGGCAACTAGGAgtaaattttctttctccctttagtAATCCATTTAATGAAAGTCACTATTCCAGATGGTTAATCTTATTcactgcattaaaattttttattatttttgaatgtaatacagtcacatttttgaataattgtaatttataaaggatacaaagaaggaaataccCACAATTTTAGAATAACCATTAGCATTTACCACTTAATTGAAAGttataaaaggaatatatactgcttataaaatttcaaagtaaaaagccAAAATTCCCTACCAGTCCCCGTGTTCCTTTCTCCTCAGAACAATAGAACTCTAAGGTCATTGtgctgtctgacatttcacttatgTTACATCTTCCCTAAAATTTAGCAACATTAAGCTGATCAGAGCTATAGGAAAGCTCTAAAGCAAGTGGGTTTGGAGGCCATAAGAGCAGAAGCCACTTGGCAGGGCCACTGATTGGTTAATAGGGACTGTCACATAACTCCCAGGTGACACTGTTTTCTGTTCCCTCTGAAGTAAGGTGTGCAGGGCCGAGGTAAAAAGATGGAAAGCCTCTCATCTCCTCCAGCCTTGACAGTTTAGTCTCTTTAAAACTCCAAATAACTTGCttttctctaaattctttttatttcagggACTTAATCTTTTTTCACTTCCTGTTTTGCAAAAGCCTCACTTATAGCTCCTTGTATGATTTTCTACTGCTGGAGAAACTATGTGAGACGGCAGTTTTTACCAAGCAGGTTTGGGTGGGtaactttgttttaaatgtgTGGATTACCTGTATCACCTCTTGCATGCCTAGGGGAAACAATTATTTCCAGCACACCCTACGTTGAATTTTAGAGTGGAGGCAGTATTGTCACTGTTAGATactgaagaaaaatttctttatCATAAATTTTGCAACTTTTCAGAAAACACACTCAGTAGCCTTACTGCACTGAGTTTTTTCAATAGGAATGAAGCCCAGAGTGATGAAAGAAGCAGTCTCTACTCCATCACGAGTGACCAACAGGGATCAGGAATGGTATGATGCTGAAATTGCCAGAAAActgcaagaagaagaaattttgGTGAGCAAACTTTAATGCACAATTTTAGGGGAATTAGTGGTTTTCCTGTGAATTGAATCAATCTTGACATTATATAATAGGCATTATAGTCCTCTCTCTGTCAAGAAACCGATACCTTTTTCATGGGTGGAAAAATCAAGACAATAGGAATAACGTGTCCAGTTGTACTCACTGAGTAAGCATTAGCAACAGAATTCCATATCCCTGTCTCTCCTTTATTGAGTTCTGATAATTCTCTAAGAATCCACTGTAGAAGTTGATAAAAATTAGACCCTGCTCTGGCTAACAAAAGTATGCCAACTGATTATCATCTTCAGGGGTGTTAATCACCACTAGTTTCAAAtaccaatttatttttatgtaagatttttttttttaatgaacaacaCAGATTCCAATTaaattatacttttctgtattttctataccATAGGCTACCCAGGTGGACATAAGAGCAGCTCAGGTAGCTCAGGATGAGGTGAGTTCGTGTTAGTTAATTTGTTTAGCTGATATTCTTTGGAAATATCCCAGTTTTTATTCCAATTTATCCCAATTTTCTACCTGCAACTTTGCAATCAATGATATTGACTGGATTTTGTTTAGGAAATCGCTAGACTTCTAATGgctgaagaaaagaaagcttaCAAGAAAGCCAGGGAACGGGAGAAATCATCTTTGGACAAAAGAAAGCATGACCCCGAGTGGAAGGTAGggtctgtctgtttgtttttaattagaaatacaaTTAGAACTGAAATGGGGAGTCCTTTTAGGGTAAGCTCACGAATATATTTAGGGTATACAGACTATCTGTATCGAATATGTGAATCTGACTTGTAAAAGTTGATTCACCATGAAAAATCATATTGAATTCTTCAAAGTAACTACGTAAAAAGTTACTGCTAAGGTTGAAAaactcatttccttcatttcaagACCAACTGAGATGCAGGTAGGTGCCTCTGGCCATGAGCAATCTTAGTTTTACTATGCTTGCCTTACAGGAGAATGTAGTGTTTTCACTTGCTCTTAAATTTCCACAGtgcccttctcttcttctctcaaCTTTCCGTGTTTGCATATACTGCCCTTCCTCCTTGATCATGTGCCAGctgtctctgtttcctctgaCATCACTTGACCCATGGCAGACTGACGACCATTCTTATCACCAGCAATCATTGCTTATGAAACCCTCTAGCATGAGCTTGAACTGTAAGCATCCCCTCATTAATCAGAAATAGTAGACAAAATAGTCAGTGAGTGCTGTTCATTCTCCTGTAATCTAATTGTTGTATATGGTGATTGCAAGTTTAGTTGAACAGATCTTACTCATTAGCTACTGTGTGCAAAGGACCACTCTGGACTTACAGGGAAAGGCAAAGATAGATTTTCCCCAGAATAATGTGTAATGTAGAGAGGAAGACAAACTATAGACAGCTAACAAATATAAGGTCAAGCTGGCTGAAAaatgcaaaatggaaaaacaacaaaggagCAGGGGTGAGAATTCATATGGTAAAGGCTTTTAGGGAGGGAGTTTGTACTATGCTGGAAGGATGGAGCCAGGGTGTGTGTCCATGATATGGTTGATGTTTAGCActgttcttcccctccccccttcccttcctccctcaaacAAAATCCTCCCTTGGGTCTCTGATCCTGTCACAGTCTCAGCATGTTTTgaggaaaacagagacagagaaagcatgATAACAGTATCGCTCTGCTATTGCCTGTTGCTCAGTTACCTAGTTGTGAGTCTGAAAGCagatgaaaatattatttgcatGTTGATTATTTAATTTATCTCCCTCCTGTACTCTCTTAGTAATTCAGGATTTTTCCTAACAGACATATTTCATTTTGGTAGAAGGGTTCCCAAATGCTTCTGTTATGTAAATTAAGCCATAAGTAGTTGACCAGGAGTTACTCAGGTTCTTTGTTAACTGTGAGGGAgtaggtatttttaaagattGCACATCAGGAAAGGAAGAGGGGGTAGACCACATTTCTAGCAGTATCAGGACTTCTGTCATTTCTAGATTCTGTAACTGGTGCTGGAATTGTTTCTCCCCTGGAAAAGTTGGCATGAATATGCCTTAGTTTCTGAGCTTGAAAATTAGCATCCCTAAGTCACATGTTCAGAAATAAGCTTAAGAGCATGAAGCTAGATTCCACAGACTCTGGGAGTCCGCCAGttctgttactgaaccaaactggGGTCCGCTCACCCATGTGCAGTAAAGCCACTCTACTGACATCGGGTTGTggggaaggaaagtgcagcgtttactGTAAAGCTCCGTACTAGTAGTCTGGGACCGCTAGAATTCGCAAAGCCCGAACTCCCCGGtgggtttcaggaaagcatttttagaAGGCCTGGGGGCTtgtgtgctcatggtcatcaagtagttaacatcttccatttggtgggggttttcacatctgtaaaaccaCTCAGGAAATGTGCACCAGATACTATtacctaggtacttcagagaggagctaaggCAGAGAATATGGGAGAGGGGGTCTGTCCCTGGAAGGCATGATAGGGTCCTGATCAGTTATA
This DNA window, taken from Physeter macrocephalus isolate SW-GA chromosome 1, ASM283717v5, whole genome shotgun sequence, encodes the following:
- the CCDC50 gene encoding coiled-coil domain-containing protein 50 isoform X2 — protein: MAEVSIDQSKLPGVKEVCRDFAVLEDHTLAHSLQEQEIEHHLASNVQRNRLVQHDLQVAKQLQEEDLKAQAQLQKRYKDLEQQDCEIAQEIQEKLAIEAERRRIQEKKDEDIARLLQEKELQEEKKRKKHFPESPGANAYGDNYYYEDGDQPRSRRARELGSGFSKSYRLQSEEETVKQRKEKSKHPQENLEELEEHCSSEKPLSSSSLGKVRDDPQINTEQPERKRSGHERLRRPPLPKISGEVFLSTESEDWEANHSHRTRNWEKQSRHQDQLSPKASQKAGLHCKEAVYRSDHGQGEHRERKHRPRAPPFSESEERHQLHDAGMKPRVMKEAVSTPSRVTNRDQEWYDAEIARKLQEEEILATQVDIRAAQVAQDEEIARLLMAEEKKAYKKAREREKSSLDKRKHDPEWKPKTAKSAHSKSKESDEPHHSKSDRPARPLPATMTEAEDLDYTHFTNQHNSTRHFSKSESSHKGFHYKP